The DNA sequence GTCATACTAAGGTCTCTACGACCCTGGTAACGTGGCATCAGCGGCCGAATATGCCTATAATCGCCGCCACTTTTTGGTCAATCCGACCAGTCATTTGGTCAACTAACGGGGGCACCGCCCAATGAGCTACAGCAAGATTCCGGCTGGCAAAGACCTGCCGAACGACATCTACGTCGCGATCGAAATCCCGGCCAACCACGCCCCGATCAAATACGAAATCGACAAAGACAGCGATTGCCTGTTCGTTGACCGTTTCATGGCCACCCCCATGTTCTACCCGGCCAACTACGGTTACATCCCCAACACCCTGGCCGACGACGGCGACCCCCTCGACGTGCTGGTCGTGACCCCATACCCAGTCGCCCCAGGCTCGGTCATCCGCGCCCGTCCAGTCGGCATCCTGAACATGACCGACGACGGCGGCGGCGATGCCAAAGTCATCGCAGTGCCACACGACAAACTGTCGCAACTGTACGTCGACGTGAAGGAATACACCGACCTGCCACCGCTGCTGATCCAGCAGATCGAGCACTTCTTCGCGAACTACAAAGACCTCGAAAAAGGCAAGTGGGTCAAGATCGAAGGCTGGGCCGGCGCAGACGCCGCCCGCGAAGCGATCCTCAAATCGGCCGCCGCCTACAAAGGCTGAGACCGAATTTGAAGAAGAACCCCGGTTTGCACCGGGGTTTTTTTATGCCTTAATAGAGCTTAATACATCACCGTATTAATAGTGTTTAGCAACGTTTAGCCCGCGCCTTTCAAATCCTGCAAACGGAAAGATCGTCTTATATATTTGAACGACATGTTTATTGCCGAAAACAGCGTCGTCTCTAAACTTTCCGTTTATGAAAATACTTTCCAGTGGCGACCGCTTCCGAGCCCTTCTAAAAGAAGCGAACATCCGATCCGCCGACTTCGCGAAGTTATACGGCGTGAAATCCCAGCACGTGAACAACTGGTTCAACCGTGGCATCCCAGCGAGCCGCATCTACTCCATCGCCAGCCTGCTGACCGTCAGCCCGGAGTGGCTCGCCCATGGCGAAGGCCCGCAAACCCCATTGGGCCTCGGCCCCGGCACCACCTATGAGGCGGCCGAAAACGATGGCGTCTACAGCGTGCTGGAACCCACGGACATCGAACTGCCCTTCTACAAGGAAGTCCCCATCGCCCCAGGCGAAAGCCAAACCCACATCATCGAAATACCCGACCAAACCATCCGCCTGCCCCGCAGCCACCTCGAATCCCTCGAAATCAACCCCAACGACGCCATCTGCACCACCATGGTCGGCGACAGCATGGCCGAACGCATCGAAGACGGCTCCACCCTCGCCATCGACCGCGGCCTGACCCAAATCGTCGACGGCCAAATCTAC is a window from the Pseudomonas brassicacearum genome containing:
- the ppa gene encoding inorganic diphosphatase — protein: MSYSKIPAGKDLPNDIYVAIEIPANHAPIKYEIDKDSDCLFVDRFMATPMFYPANYGYIPNTLADDGDPLDVLVVTPYPVAPGSVIRARPVGILNMTDDGGGDAKVIAVPHDKLSQLYVDVKEYTDLPPLLIQQIEHFFANYKDLEKGKWVKIEGWAGADAAREAILKSAAAYKG
- a CDS encoding LexA family transcriptional regulator, which produces MKILSSGDRFRALLKEANIRSADFAKLYGVKSQHVNNWFNRGIPASRIYSIASLLTVSPEWLAHGEGPQTPLGLGPGTTYEAAENDGVYSVLEPTDIELPFYKEVPIAPGESQTHIIEIPDQTIRLPRSHLESLEINPNDAICTTMVGDSMAERIEDGSTLAIDRGLTQIVDGQIYAVEHDGMLRIKYLHRVPGNRLRLRSHNSTAYPDEVFTLEQIEAQNIKVLGWVFWWSTLNKQRPPVCE